The genomic interval CTTCACCGGCGACGACTTCGACACCTTCGCCGACCCCGGCTACGACCAGCGGATCAAACTCGTCTTCCCGGTACCCGAGCACGGCTTCCGCCACCTGCCGCAGGGCACCGACTGGTACCAGCGCTGGCGGGCCCTCCCCACCGAACTGCGCAACCCGTTCCGCACCTACACCACCCGGGCCGTACGCCGGGAGGCCCGCGAGGTCGACGTCGACATCGTGCTGCACCCCGACGGCGGCCCGTACGGCGCACACGGGCCGGCGGCCCGCTGGGCGTTCGACGCCGCGCCGGGCGACCGGATCGTCATCATGGGGCCGGACCACGGCTATCTCGGCGACCACGGCGGTCGGGAGTTCCAGCCCGCGCTCGCCTCCCGCACCCTGCTGCTGGTCGGGGACGAGACGGCGGTACCGGCGATCGCCGCGATCGTCGAACGGCTGCCCGCGCACAGCCGGGGCGAGGTACTGCTGGAGGTGCCGGAGCCGGCGGACGTGCTCGACCTGCCGGCCCCGCCGCTGGTGACGGTGAGCTGGCTGCCCCGCTCGGGCGCGGCGCACGGCAGCCTGCTGGTCCCGGCGGTCCGGGCCGCCGCCGAACGGCTCCTCCCGACGGACCGGCCGGCCCCGCGCGACGCGTCGGACGAGGCCGTCGACGACGAACTCTGGGAGGTACCGGTCGGCCTGTCGGACGGCGGGCACTACGCCTGGCTGGCCGGCGAGTCGGGGGTGATCCGGACGCTGCGCCGGTACCTCGTCTCGGAGCGCGGTCTCGACCGCGAGTCGGTGGCCTTCATGGGCTACTGGCGACTCGGCAAGGCCGACGACGCCGCCTGACCACGGTCCCTGGCTCCCCGGCCCGGCGCCGGGCGCCGGCTCAGAGCCGGGGCGCCACCTCGGCGGCGATCAGGTCGAGGTGGTCCAGGTCGGCGATGTCGAGCACCTGGAGGAAGATCCGGCTGGCGCCGTGCTCGGCGTACGCCCGGATCTGCTCGACGACCTGCTCCGGTGTGCCGGCGACGCCGTACGAGGTGCGCATCTCGTCCGGGTCGCGGCCGATCGCCTCGGCCCGGCGGCGCACCTCGGCGTCCGACCGGCCACAGAGCACGGCGAGCGCGGCGGAGAGCACCAGCGGGGCCCGCCCGGACTCCGTCCGGCCGGTCCGCTCGGCGGCCTCGGCCACCGCCGCGTAGCTGCGGGCCACCTCGTCGGCCGAGCTGAACGGCACGTTGAACTCGTCGGCGAACCGGGCGGCCAGCATCGGGGTACGCCGCAGCCCCTTGCCACCGACGATCACCGGTACCCCCGGCGACTGCACCGGCTTCGGCAGCGCGGGCGAGCCCACCAGCCGGTAGTACTTCCCGGAGTAGTCGAAGGTGTCGCCGACCGGGGTGCCCCAGAGCCCGGTGACCACCTCCAGTTGCTCGGTGAGCCGGTCGAACCGCTCGGCGGGCGAGGGGAACGGGATGCCGTACGCCTGGTGTTCCTCCTCGAACCAGCCGGTGCCGAGACCCAGCTCGACCCGGCCACCGCTCATCTCGTCCACCTGCGCGACGCCGATCGCCAGCGGCCCCGGCAGCCGGAACGTCGCCGAGGTGACCAGCGTGCCGAGCCGGATCCGCGAGGTCTGCACCGCCAGGGCGGCCAGGGTCAGCCAGGCGTCGGTCGGCCCGGGCAGCCCGCTGCCGCCCATCGTCACGTAGTGGTCGGAGCGGAAGAAGCCGTCGAATCCACACTCCTCGGTGTGCCGGGCGATCCGGAGCAGATCCCGGTATTTCGCCCCCTGCTGGGGTTCGGTGAAGATACAGAGGCGCATACGGTCACCTTGCCAGGTGCCCGGGGAGGAGCGGACAGGTGTCGCAACTGCGGGTACGCCCAGCCGGGCCGGCCGACCGGGCCACCATCGACGCGCTGCACGACCGGGAGTGGGGCGGGCCGTACGTGATCGGCCACGACGTCCGCTACGACCTGCGCGAGCTGCCCACCCTGGTCGCGGTCGACGGCGCGGGCGGGGTCTGCGGGGCCCTGGCCTGGCACCTGGACGACGCCGGGCTGGAGGTGGTCAGCGTCGTGGCCGACAAGCCCGGCAGCGGGGTCGGCACCGCGCTGCTGGCTGGGGCGGCGGAGACCGCCCGGGCGCAGGGGGCGGACCGGCTCTGGCTGATCACCAGCAACGACAACCTCCGGGCGCTCCGCTTCTATCAGCGGCGCGGCCTGCGGATCGTCGCCGTCGACCCGGGCGCGGTCGACCGGGCCCGGCTGCGCAAGCCGAGCATCCCGACGATCGGCGCCGACGGCATCCCGCTGCACGACGAGCTGCGCCTCGAACTCCGGCTGCTCCCGGCCGGATCCGACGCACCGGCCTGAGTTCCGCCTCGGCCGTCGGGGCCGGCCGGGCTAGTCTTCCGGCTGTGCCCGGTTACGCATGGCTCAGCCTGACCACCGACTACGGCCTCTCCGACGGGTTCGTGGCGGCCTGTCACGGGGTGGTCGCCCGGATCGCGCCGACCGTCCGGGTGATCGACGTCAGCCATCTGATCCCGGCCGGCGACGTCGCCCGCGGCGCCACCGTACTGGCCCAGACCGTGGGGCACCTGCCGCCGGCCGTACACGTGGCGGTGGTCGATCCGGGCGTCGGGACCGCGCGGCGCGGCGTCGCACTGGGTACCCCCGGCGGTCTGCTGGTCGGCCCGGACAACGGGCTGCTCCCCCGGGCCGCGGCCGTGCTCGGCGGGATCACCGAGGCGGTGGAGCTGACCAGCGCGGAGTGGTTCCCCGACCCGTCCCGCACCTTCCACGGCCGGGACATCTTCGCCCCGGCCGCCGCCCGGTTCGCGCTCGGCGCACCGCTGACCGACGCCGGCCCCGCCGTCGACCCGGCGACCCTGGTGCGGTTGGCCGAACCGGTGCTGGTGGAGGGGGACGGCTGGCTGGAGGCCGAGGTGCTCGCCGTCGACCACTTCGGCAACGTCCAGCTCGCCGCCCCCGGCTCGGCACTGCGCCGGTTCGGTCCGGTTGTCCGGATCGGCGCGCGGCGGGCGGTCCGGGGTGCCACCTTCGGCGACGCCCCGGCCGGCGAACCCGTCGTCTATCCGGACTCGGCCGGCCACCTCGCGGTCGCGGTCAACGGCGGCCGCGCCGACGACCTCCTCGGCGTCGCCCCGGGTGACGTGCTGCGGCTCGGCTGAAGGGGCGCGCGGACCGGCGTACCGGGCTCCGATCCGCGCCGGGACGGACCCGTGGCGTCGGCAAAACTGTCTACTGTGCCCGTGCCGGGCGGCTGTGAAATGCTTACCCGTGTGGGGAAACACACGATCGATGTCGCCGCCTGCCCATGCTGCGCGCACCGGACCGGCGGCGGCACCTGCCCGGTCTGCTTCTGGACCGACGACGGTTCCACCGACCAGAATGCCGGCACCGCCCGGGGCGGCCCCAACGGTGACCTGAGCCTGTCAGACGCCCGGCTCAACTACGCCATCTACGGCGCGAGCCACCCGCGTTACCAGGACGCGGTCCGCCAGCCCCGCCCCGAGGAGTTGCCCTGACCCCGGGTGGGCGGCGGTAGCACCCGGGCCACGCCCGCGCCGCCGTCCACCCGAGGGCGATCCGCGACCATCGGCCCCGCAGAGCCACCCCCAGCGCAGGCGCCGCCGCCCAGCCTCGGCGGTCCCGGACGACCCCGCGACGGCACGACCGGCGGCGACCCGGGCGTGACCGACCAGCCCACACCCGGCGGCGGCTCGGCCGGTACGCGTCCGCGCAGGTCACGACCGCCTGCCCGATCGGCGCCCACCCGACGGCGGCCGTACGGCTGAGGGAGGATGGAGGGGTGCCCGAAGGCGACACCGTGTGGAACACCGCCCGTGCGCTGCACCGTGCCCTGGCCGGCGACCGGCTGACCGCCACCGACTTCCGGGTGCCCCGACTGGCCACCACCGACCTGACCGGCGCGACCGTGCTGGAGTCCGCCGCCCGGGGCAAGCACCTGCTGCTGCGCCTGCGTACCCCGGACGACGAGGCGCAGCTCACCCTCCACTCGCACCTGCGGATGGACGGAGCCTGGCGGACGTACGCCCCGGGGGAGCGCTGGGCGGCCCGCCCCGCGCACACCATCCGGGTGGTGCTGCGTACCGCCGCCTCGGTGGCGGTCGGCTACCACCTGCACGATCTCGCCCTGGTTCCCACCGCCGAGGAGCGGTCGCTGGTCGGGCACCTCGGGCCCGACCTGCTCGGCCCGGACTGGGACCCGGCCGAGGCGGTACGCCGGCTCGCCGCCCAGCCCGGCCGGAGCATCGCCGAGGCGCTGCTCGACCAGACCAACCTGGCCGGGATCGGCAACCTCTACAAGTCCGAGCTGCTCTTTCTGCGCGGCGTGTCGCCGTGGACGCCGGTCCGGGAGGTTCCGGACCTGCCCGGCATGGTGGCCCTGGCGCACCGGCTGCTGATGGCGAACCGGGGACGGTGGACGCAGAGCACGACCGGGTCGCTGCACCGGGGCCGGACCAGTTACGTCTACGGCCGCCGGGCCGAACCGTGCCGCCGCTGCGGCTCGACGATCCGGAAGCGGGAGCAGGACGACCGGGTCACCTACTGGTGCCCGGCCTGCCAACCGGAGCCGGGGCGCCGCCCCGGGCGCCCCGCGCACTGAGGACCGCCGGCACACCGGCCACCGCAGCCGACCACGGCAACCGGGCGCCGCAGGAGGAGCCTGTCGCCCGGCCCGCCGACCGGCGGCTCGACCGCCCGCCACGTACCGAGGGTCACCCCAGAACCCGGCGCGGTCGGATGTGCCAATCCGAAGTCGAGACGCTTTCACCAGCCTGGCGACCGTATCCAACACTGGCGGTAAGCGGTTGACTGCTTACGGATCGTCAGCAGCTCACCGGGCGGGTCAGCGCGGACCGGCGCCGGATCTTCGGGCACTGACGGACGGAGCGGTCCTGAGCTGATCTTCCCGGGGAAGGGGTGCGGTCATGTTCAAGAGGTTCGCGGCAAGCCGGGCGGCCCGGGCGGAGCAGGCCAGGCGACAGGGCGGGGAGAGCGGAGCGGCCGGCACCGGCCGGGCGGCGGGTACGGTGGTGCCGGCCGCCCGGACCAGCACCGATCCGCTGCCGGCGGTCACCCCGGACCCGACCGCCGCGCCGGACTACTTCGGCTTCGTACCCAACTTCGCGTACAGTCCGCTGCCGGTCTGCGACCCCGGCGGGCGGGTGGTCCCCGGCACCGGGATCCGGAAGTTCGTCGCCGCGCTGCCCCGGACCGGCGACACCCCCAACGAACTGGGCAACCTGATCCCGGTCGCGGTGCCGGACACCACCACCTACCCGGGCTGCGACTACTACGAGATCGGTGTGCAGGAGTTCCACCAGCGGCTGCATCCCGACCTGCCGCCGACCCGGCTGCGCGGGTACCGGCAGCTCAACAACGGGACCGACGCCACCGGGCACAACACGGTCAGCCCGCCGGTCCGGCCGTACCATCTCGGCCCGCTGATCCTGGCCCAGCGGGACCGTCCGGTCCGGGTCAAGTACGTCAACCGGCTGCCGGTCGGCGAGGCCGGCGCGCTCTTCCTGCCGGTGGACCCGACCCTGCCCGGCGCCGGTACGGGTCCGCTCGGCGGCACCGAGCACTACCCGCAGAACCGCTCCGCCGTCCACCTGCACGGCGGGCGTACCCCGTGGATCAGCAACGGCGGCCCGACCCAGTGGACGACCCCGGCCGGCGAGCCGACCTCCTACCCGCACGGCGCCGGCCACGCCAGCGTGCCGGACATGCCCGCCCCGGGCGCCGGGGCGAGCACCGCCTACTACCCCAACCAGCAGAGCGGCCGGCTGCTCTGGTTCCACGACCAGGCGGAGGGGATCGCCCGGCTCACCGTCTATTCCGGACAGCTCGGCCTCTACCGGCTGGACGATCCGGTGCAGCGGCAACTCGTCGACGACGGCGCGCTGCCGGCCGAGGAGATCGTGCTGGTGCTCCAGGACAAGACCTTCGTACCGGACGAGGCGCAGCTCGCCGCCCAGGACCCGACCTGGGACGTGGCCCGCTGGGGCGGCGCCGGCAGCCTCTGGTTCCCGCACGTCTACATGCCGAGCCAGAACCCCTACAACGAGTCGGGGACGAACCCGATGGGGCGGTGGGACTACGGGCCCTGGTTCTGGCCGCCGTTCACCGGCATCACGCACGGGGCGGCGCCGAACCCGTACCACGACCCGGTCGCCCGGCCGTGGGAGCCGCCGGTCCAGCCGGGCACCCCGACACCGTCGGCGGTGCCGGACGCCTTTCTGGACACCCCGCTGGTCAACGGCGCCGCCTACCCGTACCTGCGGCTGCGCCCGGCCGCGTACCGGTTCCGGATCCTCAACGCCTGCAACGACCGCAGCCTCAACCTCCAGCTCTACTACGCGGCCTCGGACGCGCCGATGTGGCATCCGGACGGCACCCTGGCCGACGGCGACGCCGGGGAGGTACCGATGGTGGCGGCCCGGCCGAACCCGGACTTTCCGCCCGGCTGGCCGACCGACGGCCGGTGCGGCGGGGTCCCGGACCCGAACGCGGCCGGGCCGGACTGGATCCAGGTCGGCTCCGAGGGCGGGCTGCTGCCGGCGGTGGCGATGCTGCCGAACCAGCCGATCGACTACCAGTACAACCGGCGGGACGTGACGGTGCTCAACGTCACCGGGCACGCCCTGCTGCTCGCCCCCGGCGAGCGCGCCGACGTGGTCGTCGACTTCTCGTCGGTGCCGCCCGGGTCGAACCTGATCCTCTACAACGACGCTCCGGCGCCGATGCCGGGCTTCGACCCGCGCAACGACCACTACACCGGCGCCCCGGACCGGACCTCGTCGGGCGGGCCGCCGACCACCCGCCCCGGTTACGGCCCGAACACCCGGACGCTGATGCAGATCCAGGTGGTCGGCACCCCGGCTCCGCCGTTCGACACCGACCGGCTCCGGGTCGCGCTCCCCGGGGCGTACGGGCGGAGCCAGCCGCCGCCGATCGTGCCGCAGCAGGCGTACGACGCGGCGTTCGGCACCGCCACGCCCCGGAACACGTACGCCCCGATCGAGGACACCTCGCTCACCTTCACCCCGTACGGCGGCGACTCGCCGGTGACCCTGCCGCTGCGGCCGAAGGCGATCGTGGCCGAGTTCGACCCCGAGTACGGCCGGCTCAGCTACCTGCTCGGCACCGAGCTGCCGAAGACCAGTTCGCTGATCCAGACCACCATCCCGCTGACCCGGATCGACCCGCCGACCGAGGTGCTGCTCCCCTCCGACCCGTCCGCCCCGGTCGGCTCGCCCGGCGACAACACCCAGCTCTGGAAGATCACCCACAACGGGATGGACACCCAGTCCATCCACTTCCACCACGTCAACGTCCAGCTCGTCAACCGGGTCGGCCGGGACGGGGCGATCAAGCCGCCCGAGCCGAACGAGGTCGGCTGGAAGGAAACCCTCCGGATGAACCCGTTCGAGGCGACGGTCGTGGCGGTCCGGCCGACACTGCCCGAACCGCTGCCGTTCACCGTCCCGGACAGCGTCCGGCTGCACGACCCGACCCGACCGGCCGGTACGACCGAGGGCTACACCCAGGTCGACCCGGAGACCGGCGAGCCGGCGGCGGTGACCAACCGGCCGCAGAACTTCGGCTGGGAGTACGTCTGGCACTGCCAACTGCTCGGCCACGCCGACGCGCAGATGACCCGGCCGATGGTGTTGCGGTTCTCGCCGGCCGCGCCGACCGGGCTCGCCGCCCGGCCGGAACCCGGCTCGGCGACCGTGCTCCCGGCGATCGTGCTGGCCTGGACGGACAACTCCCGGGGTACGGGTACGCCGGGACCGCTGGCGACCGGCTGCCTGGTGCAGCGGGCCACCGACGCCGGTTTCACCCGGGATCCGCGCAGCTTCACCGTCCCGACCGGCGACAACCGGTACGTCGACTCGACCGTCACCCCCGGACTCACCTACTACTACCGGGTCCGGGCCGAGAACGGCGTCGCCCACTCGGCGTACTCGAACACCGCCAGCGCGCTCGTCCAGTTGCGGCCACCGACCGGGCTGGTCGCCACGGTGGCGAGCGGGCCGCCGCTGCGGGTCAACCGGGGCTGGGTGAACCGTTCCTTCGCCACCACGGTGGACCTGCAACGGGCCACCAACCCGACCTTCACCAGCGGGCTGGTCACCGTCACCGTCCCGGTCACCGGGAGCTGTCCGGACCCTCGGGTCGCCCCGGACACCACCTACTACTACCGGGTGCGGACCGGCTATCTGGGCGCCTCGTCGCCGTGGTCGAACGTCTCCACAGTGGTCACCCCGGCGGTGCCGGCGACCCCGACCGAGCTGGCGGCGAGACTCGACGGCGTGCCCGGACCCGACGCTGCCACGGTGGTGCTGACCTGGGCGGTCCCGCTGACCAGCGTGGTCGGCGGCTTCAGGCTGCACCGGGCCACCAGCCCCGGCTTCACCACCGGGGTGACGACGCTCCGCGTGCCGGGCAGCGCCCGCTCGTTCACCGACACCGGGCTGGCCCGGGACACCGTCTACCACTACCGGATCCAGGCCGGCAACGCCGCCGGCACCTCCGTGGTCAGCCGCGCGGTCTCGATCCGTACGCCGGCCTGACGGCGGGCTAGGACATCGCCTGGGGGGTCGGGCCGGTACGGGAGCGCAGGTCGGCCAGGCCACCCGCCACGCCCCGGAGCAGGTCGGTCGCCTCGGTGAGCCGGATGACCGAGGAGTTGTCGTCGTACTCCCGACCCTCCTCGGCCACGAAGCCCGCCGCCGCCGCGACCAGCCGCTCGTACGCGCCGACGCCGTCGTCGAGCTGTGCCGCCAGGTGCCGCCGGGCGGCATCGAGTTCCGGACGGGTGTCGGCGGGCGCCACCCGTACCGCCCGGTCCACACTGGCCAGTCGCTCGGCGAGATCCCGAAGGGACTGCTCCGCCACCGCCGCCTCCAGCGCCGCCGGGCCGGCGGGACCGGTCAACCGGCCGGCGAGCCCGGCCATCGTGGTGGCGGCCCGGTCCAGCCGGGCCCACGGCTCGGCCGCCAGCGAGCCGCGCAACGCGATCCGGGCGCGCTGTCGGCGTACCTCGGTGAGGGCCTGACGCCCGGCGGGCAGCCGCTCGACCGCGGCGACCAGCCGGGCACGGACCTGGTCGGTGTTCACCGGCTCGGGCGCCGGTGGCACCGGCTGCGCGGCCAGCTCGCGGAGGTCCGCCCAGCGCCAGACCGCGAGCATGACCGAACCGCCGGCCGCCGCCGCCCAGGCCGCGTCCGGCAGCCCCAGCCCCTGATAGGGGGTGAGCACCGCCGCCGCGCCACCGAGGCCGCCGGCCAGCACGCTCCACCGCCGCACCGACCGACGCAGGCTGCGCAGCCGGCGCAGGTGACGGGTTCGCAGATCCGCCATCTCGACCTCACTCCCCGACGGCCGCCGGTCCGACCGGCGGCTCCGCTCCCCCTATGGTCGCCGGCCTGAGCCGGCGGCACCCCGCGTTCGCCGGATCACGCCGGCTCAGCCGGCGGCGCTGCCGCCGCCGGTCTGCTTGTCCCGACCCAGGCTCGCCCGGATCTCGTCCAGCCGGGCCACCCCGGCCGGGTCGGCGGCCGGAGCCGCCGGCTCGACCGCCGGCTTGGCCGCCCCACCGGCCAGCTGCTCGCCGGCCATGCTGGACCGGATCTGCTCCAGCCGGGACGCGCCGGCCAGGTCGAGGGTGGACTTCTGGATCTCCAGCATCCGGCCCTCGACCGAGTTGCCGGCCAGCTCGGCCCGGCCCATCGCGTTGGCGTAGCGCCGCTCGATCCGGTCCCGCACCTCGTCCAGCGAGGGGGTGTTGCCCGGGGCGGCGAGCGCGGACATCGACTCCAGCGACCTGGCCACGCTCTCCTGCATCTTGGCCTGTTCGAGCTGGCTGAGCAGCTTGGCCCGCTCGGCCAGCTTCTGCTGGAGGATCATCGAGTTGTTCTCGACCGCCCGACGCGCCTGGGCGGCGGCACCGATCGCCTGGTCGTGCAGGGACTTGAGATCCTCGGTCGACTGCTCGGCGGCGACGAGTTGGGTGGCGACCGTCTGCGCGCTCTGCTCGTATTTCGTCGCCTCGGTCTCGTCACCGGCGGCCCTGGCGCGGTCGGCGAGCACCAGGGCCTGGCGGGCCATCCCCTGCAACCGCTCGACCTCGGACATCTGCCGGGACAGCCGCATCTCGAGCTGACGCTGGTTGCCGATCACCGCGGCGGCCTGCTGGACGAGCGCCTGGTGCTGGCGCTGCGCCTCCTCGATGGCCTGCTGGATCTGCACCTTGGGATCGGCATGCTCATCGATCTTCGCGCCGAACAGCGCCATCATGTAGCGCCAGCCCTTGACGAACGGGTTCGCCATCTCCCGGTATCCCCTCAGTGTCATCAGTCCGGTGGCCGTGTCGGCCGGCCCAGGAAAGGCGCCCGCGCGACAGGATCTCCATCGTCCCAGGATCGCGCCACCCCGGCGTACGACCTCAGGGGGATATCCACCGGATATGCCGCCAGGGGCCCACCGTAACGCGGTAAACCCCGGCGAGCCACACCTTCACCGGCGCCGGGATCCGGACAGCCCGGTCAGCCGGGACGACGACAGCCCGCAGGGCGCCGCCGGAGGGGGCGGAATCAGCCGACGCAGACGACGTCGCGCTCGGAACCCGCGCTCGGACGGATCCGGCGGGTGGTCCGCAGGGTCGCCTTGAGCGGCGATTCCTGCCGTACCGTCACCGAAACGGTGCCATCGGTCGCGATCTGCCGTACCGGCTCGGCACCGAGCTGGTGCACGCCGCCCTCGGCGAGGCTCCGCAGCGCCCGGTCGGCCAGCCCCGGCCCGACCAGGGACGCCTCGACCAGCGCCGACTGCGCGGCGGGCTCGGTACGGGCCGGCTCGGCCGCGGCGGCCTGCCGGGCCGGCTCGGCGGTGCCGGACTGCCGTACGGGCTCGGCGCCGACCGGCTGGCGGGCCGGCTCGGCCGCGCCGGGCTGCCGAACCGGTTCCGGGTACGTCGGAGCGGCCCGGCCGGCCTCCTCGGCCGGTCCCCCGGACTCCGGACGCCTGGCCCCGTCCCGCCCGGAGACCGGGCTCTCCTGGACCGGCACCAGCACCGCGGGCACCCCCTCGGCCACCTCGACGGTGTCGCTGACGTCGCGGAGCAGTTCGGAGAGGCGGGCGCCGAGCGCGTCGCAGATGGCGGCCAGCAGTTCGCTCGACGCCTCCTTCTGGCCGCGCTCTATCTCGGAGAGGTAGCCGAGGCTGACGTTGGCGGCGGAGGAGACCTCGCGCAGGGTTCGGTGCTGCCCCTGCCGACGGGCCCGTAGGGCGTCACCGATCACCCGGCGTAGCAGGACCATCGCACCTCCCGTGTCGCGGGCCGAACCCTCCCGGACGTCGGACCGGCGCCGTCATCCCGCACCTCGCCGCGATGCGGCGACACCGACCCCGCCGTGTCGCGGCGGTGTCGATCCGGCCGCGATGCGGTGGAAC from Plantactinospora sp. BC1 carries:
- a CDS encoding PspA/IM30 family protein, encoding MANPFVKGWRYMMALFGAKIDEHADPKVQIQQAIEEAQRQHQALVQQAAAVIGNQRQLEMRLSRQMSEVERLQGMARQALVLADRARAAGDETEATKYEQSAQTVATQLVAAEQSTEDLKSLHDQAIGAAAQARRAVENNSMILQQKLAERAKLLSQLEQAKMQESVARSLESMSALAAPGNTPSLDEVRDRIERRYANAMGRAELAGNSVEGRMLEIQKSTLDLAGASRLEQIRSSMAGEQLAGGAAKPAVEPAAPAADPAGVARLDEIRASLGRDKQTGGGSAAG
- a CDS encoding N-acetyltransferase — encoded protein: MSQLRVRPAGPADRATIDALHDREWGGPYVIGHDVRYDLRELPTLVAVDGAGGVCGALAWHLDDAGLEVVSVVADKPGSGVGTALLAGAAETARAQGADRLWLITSNDNLRALRFYQRRGLRIVAVDPGAVDRARLRKPSIPTIGADGIPLHDELRLELRLLPAGSDAPA
- a CDS encoding siderophore-interacting protein, with protein sequence MTELSTAPSLVAPWRLFPAEVVRLHRLSPSFLRVTFTGDDFDTFADPGYDQRIKLVFPVPEHGFRHLPQGTDWYQRWRALPTELRNPFRTYTTRAVRREAREVDVDIVLHPDGGPYGAHGPAARWAFDAAPGDRIVIMGPDHGYLGDHGGREFQPALASRTLLLVGDETAVPAIAAIVERLPAHSRGEVLLEVPEPADVLDLPAPPLVTVSWLPRSGAAHGSLLVPAVRAAAERLLPTDRPAPRDASDEAVDDELWEVPVGLSDGGHYAWLAGESGVIRTLRRYLVSERGLDRESVAFMGYWRLGKADDAA
- a CDS encoding S-adenosyl-l-methionine hydroxide adenosyltransferase family protein; this encodes MPGYAWLSLTTDYGLSDGFVAACHGVVARIAPTVRVIDVSHLIPAGDVARGATVLAQTVGHLPPAVHVAVVDPGVGTARRGVALGTPGGLLVGPDNGLLPRAAAVLGGITEAVELTSAEWFPDPSRTFHGRDIFAPAAARFALGAPLTDAGPAVDPATLVRLAEPVLVEGDGWLEAEVLAVDHFGNVQLAAPGSALRRFGPVVRIGARRAVRGATFGDAPAGEPVVYPDSAGHLAVAVNGGRADDLLGVAPGDVLRLG
- a CDS encoding LLM class F420-dependent oxidoreductase — protein: MRLCIFTEPQQGAKYRDLLRIARHTEECGFDGFFRSDHYVTMGGSGLPGPTDAWLTLAALAVQTSRIRLGTLVTSATFRLPGPLAIGVAQVDEMSGGRVELGLGTGWFEEEHQAYGIPFPSPAERFDRLTEQLEVVTGLWGTPVGDTFDYSGKYYRLVGSPALPKPVQSPGVPVIVGGKGLRRTPMLAARFADEFNVPFSSADEVARSYAAVAEAAERTGRTESGRAPLVLSAALAVLCGRSDAEVRRRAEAIGRDPDEMRTSYGVAGTPEQVVEQIRAYAEHGASRIFLQVLDIADLDHLDLIAAEVAPRL
- a CDS encoding DNA-formamidopyrimidine glycosylase family protein — its product is MPEGDTVWNTARALHRALAGDRLTATDFRVPRLATTDLTGATVLESAARGKHLLLRLRTPDDEAQLTLHSHLRMDGAWRTYAPGERWAARPAHTIRVVLRTAASVAVGYHLHDLALVPTAEERSLVGHLGPDLLGPDWDPAEAVRRLAAQPGRSIAEALLDQTNLAGIGNLYKSELLFLRGVSPWTPVREVPDLPGMVALAHRLLMANRGRWTQSTTGSLHRGRTSYVYGRRAEPCRRCGSTIRKREQDDRVTYWCPACQPEPGRRPGRPAH
- a CDS encoding CPCC family cysteine-rich protein, producing the protein MGKHTIDVAACPCCAHRTGGGTCPVCFWTDDGSTDQNAGTARGGPNGDLSLSDARLNYAIYGASHPRYQDAVRQPRPEELP